A single genomic interval of Klebsiella sp. RHBSTW-00484 harbors:
- a CDS encoding methyl-accepting chemotaxis protein: MASLQALVEYEKTSIDKAGEVIADNGTTAILTLIITGCMALLLGGVLAWLITRSITSPLISAVRIAREVAEGNLCVEIKVDSQDQLGQLMQALRDMCGSLSNTVWEVRQGADNIALTAAEISSGNTDLSARTEEQAAGVEQTAATLEQLTATINNTAGNTAQVYQFVTETTAIVKQNGVVMSEVSSRIQEIYDTSSEMTAIIQVIDGIAFQTNILALNAAVEAARAGESGRGFAVVAGEVRNLAQRSASAAREIKELIDDSVSRIASGRTLVEKADRGMEDIISNVQSMEGLIDEIAKASREQGDGIAQINSAMGQIDSTTQQNAALVEQSAATAASLQNQSRILQEKVSVFRLRDNKKRDAERKNTIVPTISNTSPQSKVKAVKSVRETEQHASENWETF, from the coding sequence ATGGCCAGTCTGCAGGCACTGGTGGAATACGAAAAAACAAGCATAGATAAAGCGGGTGAAGTTATCGCTGATAATGGTACGACAGCCATACTGACACTGATCATCACTGGGTGTATGGCGCTTCTTCTGGGAGGTGTGCTGGCATGGCTGATCACCAGAAGCATTACCAGTCCGTTGATTTCAGCCGTCCGGATTGCCCGGGAAGTGGCGGAAGGTAACCTGTGTGTGGAGATTAAAGTGGACTCACAGGACCAGCTGGGGCAACTGATGCAGGCACTGCGTGATATGTGCGGGAGTCTGAGTAACACCGTCTGGGAAGTACGTCAGGGAGCGGACAATATTGCGCTGACTGCAGCAGAAATCAGCAGTGGTAATACAGACCTGTCAGCCCGCACCGAAGAGCAGGCTGCCGGTGTGGAACAGACGGCGGCCACTCTGGAACAACTGACGGCCACCATAAACAATACTGCCGGCAATACAGCACAGGTTTACCAGTTTGTGACAGAAACAACGGCCATTGTGAAACAGAATGGAGTGGTCATGAGTGAGGTGTCTTCCCGGATACAGGAGATTTACGACACCTCGTCTGAAATGACAGCCATCATCCAGGTCATCGACGGGATTGCCTTCCAGACCAACATTCTCGCGCTTAATGCTGCCGTGGAAGCCGCACGCGCCGGCGAGTCCGGCCGTGGATTTGCGGTTGTGGCCGGAGAGGTTCGTAATCTGGCTCAGCGCAGTGCTTCTGCCGCGCGGGAAATAAAAGAGCTCATTGATGACTCCGTTTCCCGCATTGCATCCGGCCGTACCCTGGTTGAAAAAGCAGACAGGGGAATGGAGGATATCATCAGTAACGTCCAGAGCATGGAAGGGCTGATTGACGAAATAGCCAAGGCCAGTCGTGAGCAGGGAGATGGTATTGCCCAGATTAACAGCGCCATGGGCCAGATAGACAGCACCACCCAACAAAATGCAGCTCTGGTGGAACAGTCTGCAGCCACTGCCGCTTCGTTGCAGAATCAGTCACGGATTCTGCAGGAGAAGGTGAGCGTATTTCGTCTCCGTGATAATAAAAAACGCGATGCTGAACGAAAAAATACCATAGTACCGACAATCAGCAACACCAGCCCGCAGAGTAAGGTTAAAGCGGTAAAGTCCGTTCGTGAAACGGAACAACACGCCAGCGAGAACTGGGAAACCTTCTGA
- a CDS encoding methyltransferase family protein: MRNFVTRLRVWFPPPLILLLFFVTDVLTAIPRFTFDIVNIVLSVLLTGVCITMILHTAWQMSTNGTTLNPLHPDRTTKLVTVGCYAWSRNPIYLGMSGLQLSVALCFGSLVGILAVPLFMFVVARLHIHVEEVQLRKRFGLEWERYTQRVRRWL; the protein is encoded by the coding sequence ATGCGTAACTTCGTGACTCGATTGAGAGTATGGTTTCCGCCCCCACTCATCTTATTGCTGTTTTTCGTCACTGATGTGTTGACTGCAATCCCGCGTTTTACCTTCGACATCGTGAATATAGTGCTAAGCGTGTTGCTGACCGGTGTTTGTATTACCATGATACTGCACACCGCTTGGCAGATGAGCACGAACGGCACGACGCTTAATCCGCTTCATCCGGATAGAACCACCAAGCTGGTAACTGTCGGTTGTTACGCATGGAGTCGAAACCCTATTTACCTTGGAATGAGCGGGCTCCAGTTATCCGTTGCTCTCTGCTTTGGCAGCCTGGTGGGGATACTTGCTGTACCGTTGTTTATGTTTGTAGTAGCCAGATTACATATCCATGTTGAAGAGGTACAGCTTCGAAAACGTTTCGGGTTGGAATGGGAACGCTATACCCAACGGGTTCGTCGCTGGTTATAG
- a CDS encoding IS6-like element IS26 family transposase encodes MNPFKGRHFQRDIILWAVRWYCKYGISYRELQEMLAERGVNVDHSTIYRWVQRYAPEMEKRLRWYWRNPSDLCPWHMDETYVKVNGRWAYLYRAVDSRGRTVDFYLSSRRNSKAAYRFLGKILNNVKKWQIPRFINTDKAPAYGRALALLKREGRCPSDVEHRQIKYRNNVIECDHGKLKRIIGATLGFKSMKTAYATIKGIEVMRALRKGQASAFYYGDPLGEMRLVSRVFEM; translated from the coding sequence ATGAACCCATTCAAAGGCCGGCATTTTCAGCGTGACATCATTCTGTGGGCCGTACGCTGGTACTGCAAATACGGCATCAGTTACCGTGAGCTGCAGGAGATGCTGGCTGAACGCGGAGTGAATGTCGATCACTCCACGATTTACCGCTGGGTTCAGCGTTATGCGCCTGAAATGGAAAAACGGCTGCGCTGGTACTGGCGTAACCCTTCCGATCTTTGCCCGTGGCACATGGATGAAACCTACGTGAAGGTCAATGGCCGCTGGGCGTATCTGTACCGGGCCGTCGACAGCCGGGGCCGCACTGTCGATTTTTATCTCTCCTCCCGTCGTAACAGCAAAGCTGCATACCGGTTTCTGGGTAAAATCCTCAACAACGTGAAGAAGTGGCAGATCCCGCGATTCATCAACACGGATAAAGCGCCCGCCTATGGTCGCGCGCTTGCTCTGCTCAAACGCGAAGGCCGGTGCCCGTCTGACGTTGAACACCGACAGATTAAGTACCGGAACAACGTGATTGAATGCGATCATGGCAAACTGAAACGGATAATCGGCGCCACGCTGGGATTTAAATCCATGAAGACGGCTTACGCCACCATCAAAGGTATTGAGGTGATGCGTGCACTACGCAAAGGCCAGGCCTCAGCATTTTATTATGGTGATCCCCTGGGCGAAATGCGCCTGGTAAGCAGAGTTTTTGAAATGTAA
- a CDS encoding TIR domain-containing protein: protein MTKHKVFISYHHANDQWYKNELEKMNDVFDIFVNRSVSLGDIDEEEEPQKIREIIRDEYLRDTSVLILLVGTETKNRKHVDWELYSSMRDSPRNGKSGIFIINLPSTGTNNIRASHGENEKNEFHPNITEWITINDRTTYKEIYPYMPERVIDNLMSEKSYISIVNWDQIHNNPENLRKMIELTYQDKDKCEYVFSTPMRMRNG from the coding sequence GTGACCAAGCACAAAGTTTTCATCAGTTACCACCATGCTAATGACCAATGGTACAAAAACGAACTTGAAAAAATGAATGATGTTTTTGATATTTTTGTGAATCGCTCGGTATCACTTGGTGACATTGATGAAGAAGAAGAACCTCAAAAGATCAGAGAAATAATAAGGGATGAATATTTACGTGATACATCCGTTCTTATTTTACTCGTTGGGACTGAGACTAAAAATAGAAAGCATGTTGATTGGGAATTATATTCATCCATGAGGGATAGTCCCAGAAACGGCAAATCAGGTATTTTTATTATAAATCTTCCTTCAACAGGGACAAACAACATTAGAGCCAGTCATGGTGAAAATGAAAAAAATGAATTTCATCCTAATATAACCGAGTGGATAACAATCAACGACAGAACAACATATAAAGAAATATATCCATATATGCCTGAAAGAGTTATCGATAACTTGATGAGTGAAAAGTCATATATATCAATAGTCAACTGGGATCAGATACACAATAACCCAGAAAACCTTAGAAAAATGATTGAGTTAACATATCAAGATAAAGATAAGTGCGAATACGTTTTTTCTACCCCAATGAGAATGCGTAATGGCTAG
- a CDS encoding DUF1883 domain-containing protein codes for MQFIHNDLGQRKRGEIVEITLTSGANVRLMDSSNFSSYKNGRRHSYIGGLAKRSPIRLQIPSSGHWHIAVDMQGLRGSTRASVRVLPGVLPEIQDRPLSEVPSLVRDNRPPSTAQSNEIHDVFISHASEDKDDFVRSLANSLISHGLNVWYDEMTLRIGDSLRQKIDKGLANSRVGLVVLSPAFISKGWTNYELDGIVTRAISGEQILLPIWHNITKQEVVDFSPSLADKVARSTATHTIDEIAHEIAELLHSRG; via the coding sequence ATGCAATTCATCCATAATGATCTTGGTCAAAGAAAAAGAGGGGAGATTGTTGAAATCACCCTTACCAGTGGTGCAAATGTTAGACTAATGGATAGTTCTAACTTCAGTAGTTATAAGAATGGCCGACGACATTCCTACATTGGTGGGTTAGCAAAGCGCTCCCCCATAAGGTTACAGATCCCTTCATCAGGCCATTGGCATATTGCTGTAGATATGCAGGGATTAAGGGGGAGTACCAGGGCTTCTGTTCGCGTTCTTCCAGGGGTTCTTCCTGAAATTCAGGATAGGCCGTTAAGCGAAGTTCCTAGTCTGGTAAGAGATAACAGACCACCGTCAACAGCACAGAGCAACGAGATACATGACGTATTTATTTCGCATGCCTCAGAGGATAAAGATGATTTTGTTCGCTCTCTGGCAAACTCATTAATCAGTCACGGCCTTAATGTATGGTATGACGAAATGACGTTAAGAATTGGTGACAGCCTGAGACAAAAAATAGACAAAGGTTTAGCAAACAGTCGTGTTGGGTTAGTAGTTTTGTCTCCGGCGTTTATAAGCAAAGGTTGGACAAATTATGAACTTGATGGAATCGTCACTCGTGCTATTTCTGGTGAGCAAATATTGCTTCCCATATGGCATAATATTACAAAACAAGAAGTTGTCGATTTTAGTCCATCATTAGCAGACAAAGTTGCTCGTAGTACTGCAACTCATACAATCGATGAAATTGCTCATGAGATAGCCGAGCTACTGCATTCTCGTGGTTAA
- a CDS encoding recombinase family protein: protein MRLFGYARVSTSQQSLDIQIRALKNAGVKANRIFTDKASGSSAAREGLELLRMKVEDGDVILVKKLDRLGRDTADMIQLIKEFDTLGVAVRFIDDGISTDGEMGKMIVTILSAVAQAERTRIFERTNEGRIEAKSKGIKFGRKRKIDRNKIKFMHDKGTGATEIAKHMGIARSTVYKIINSERSPIND, encoded by the coding sequence ATGCGACTTTTTGGTTACGCACGGGTCTCAACCAGTCAGCAGTCCCTAGATATTCAAATTAGAGCACTTAAGAACGCGGGGGTAAAAGCCAACCGTATTTTTACGGACAAGGCATCGGGAAGTTCAGCTGCCAGGGAAGGACTTGAGCTGTTGCGCATGAAGGTGGAAGATGGAGATGTCATTCTGGTGAAGAAGCTAGACCGTCTTGGTCGTGACACTGCCGATATGATTCAACTAATAAAAGAATTCGATACCTTGGGTGTGGCAGTCCGATTCATTGATGATGGGATCAGTACCGATGGAGAAATGGGGAAGATGATCGTCACAATTCTATCAGCAGTGGCACAAGCAGAACGTACTCGCATCTTTGAACGAACAAATGAAGGAAGAATTGAGGCCAAGTCTAAAGGAATTAAATTTGGCAGAAAACGGAAAATAGACAGGAATAAAATAAAATTTATGCATGATAAAGGAACTGGAGCAACTGAAATAGCTAAGCATATGGGTATTGCGCGTTCAACCGTATATAAAATTATCAATTCAGAACGTTCACCAATCAATGATTGA
- a CDS encoding recombinase family protein, protein MGHRAAIYCRVSTADQSCERQEFDLRAFAGRAGYDVVGIFKETGSGTKLDRAERKKVLALAQSRQIDAILVTELSRWGRSTLDLLNTLRELENWKVSVIAMNGMAFDLSSPYGRMLATFLSGIAEFERDLISERVKSGLAVAKARGKRLGRQAGVRPKSDRLLPKVVAMRAEGRSYRWIARELGISKNTVADIVQRHRANA, encoded by the coding sequence TTGGGACATCGTGCCGCCATTTACTGCCGGGTTTCAACAGCGGATCAGTCTTGTGAACGCCAGGAATTTGATCTGCGAGCCTTCGCCGGCCGTGCCGGCTACGACGTGGTGGGAATATTTAAGGAAACAGGTTCAGGAACTAAACTCGACCGGGCCGAGCGAAAGAAAGTCCTGGCGCTTGCCCAGTCCAGACAAATTGATGCAATCCTGGTCACTGAGCTTTCCCGGTGGGGGCGCTCGACGCTCGATCTGCTCAATACGCTACGTGAACTGGAGAACTGGAAGGTTTCCGTGATAGCCATGAATGGAATGGCGTTCGATCTTTCGTCGCCGTATGGACGAATGCTGGCGACGTTTCTTTCCGGCATTGCGGAGTTTGAGCGGGATCTCATCAGCGAGCGGGTCAAGTCAGGCCTTGCTGTTGCGAAGGCACGTGGTAAGAGGCTTGGTCGTCAGGCCGGAGTGCGACCAAAATCAGACCGACTTTTGCCTAAGGTGGTTGCGATGAGGGCCGAGGGACGCAGCTATCGCTGGATCGCACGCGAGCTCGGTATCAGCAAGAATACCGTCGCTGACATCGTGCAACGACACAGAGCTAACGCTTAG